The DNA window TGCACGAGGACAACGTGACGGAGCAGACGCACCACATCATCATCCCCAGCTACGCCGCCTGGTTCGACTACAACAGGTACGGGGCAGCCGGGGACGGGGACGGTGCCCCGGGGGCAGCCAGGGACAGTGCCCTGGGCCAGCTGAGGATGGGGACAGTGCCCTGGGGCAGCCGGGGACGGGGACGGTGCCCTGGGCCAGCCGAGGACGAGGTCGGTGCCCCGGGGGCAGCCGGGGACAGGGACGGTGCCATGCCGGGCCCTCCCCGAGCGTCTCGCCTTGCAGCGTCCACGCCATCGAGCGCCGAGCCCTGCCCGAGTTCTTCAACGGCAAGAATAAATCCAAGACCCCTGAAATGTGAGGCTGAatccccccacccacccacccacccctccCCGTCCCTCCCGGTGCTGGCGGGGCCGCGCTGACCCCtcgcccgctccccccccccccagataCTTGGCTTACCGCAACTTCATGATCGACACGTACCGGCTGAACCCGCAGGAGTACCTCACCTCCACCGCCTGCCGCCGCAACCTGGCCGGGGACGTCTGTGCCATCATGCGGTGGGtccgccggggcggggggcgatGGCTTTGGCCCCCCTGGTGCTGGCAGAGGGGCCGGCAGGGGTctgagccccccgccccggctctcCGCAGGGTCCACGCCTTCCTGGAGCAGTGGGGCCTCATCAACTACCAGGTGGACGCCGAGAGCCGTCCCACCCCCATGGGCCCCCCGCCCACCTCCCACTTCCACGTCCTGGCCGACACCCCCTCGGGGCTGGTGCCGCTGCAGCCCAAGACCCCCCAGGTGGGtgcgcggggggcggccgctCCTTGCCCAGCTGCGTCCCCCCCTCTGCCATCCCCCGGTCCCCGCGGGGGGCCGGgtgcggggtgctgggggcggggcttggggggggggggatcgTACAGCTTCGATCCGTGCCTCAGGGCCGGCAGAGTGATGGCGACGCCAAGACGGGCCGCAAGAGCAAAGAGATGGAGGAGCTGGTGGTCGCCGAGCCGGGGAAGGGGAAGCCGGAGCTGGTAGGCGGCTCCTTGGGCTCCGTCCCCCCGCTGCTGGCCGAGGAaggctccttccctcctccccctcgcGCCCCGCATGCCGCCCTGCCCGGGGGAGCAGGGACGCGGGGGGGGCACCGTGACGAGACGGGGCACAGAGGCTTCTGTGGGGTGGGAACTGGCGTCCTGGTGGCCTGTCCCCCTCCACGGCCGCGTCCCCAGcgtcccctctccccccgcccggcAGCAGACCTCGGCCTCGCAGCAGATGCTGAACTTCCCCGACAAGAGCAAGGAGAAGCCGCCCGACATGCAGAACTTCGGCCTCCGCACCGACATGTACACCAAGAAGAACGTCCCCTCCAAGGtgggcaccccccagcccccgccccggccccccgcccgccACCACTCACCCCCCTGTGTCCCCCGTCAGAGCAAAGCCGCCGCCAGTGCCACACGGGAGTGGACGGAGCAGGagacgctgctgctgctggaggtgagCGGGGGtccgcggggaggggggcacgGGGCCGCCGGACCCCACggacaccccccaccccgccccgcaGGCCCTGGAGATGTACAAGGACGACTGGAACAAGGTGTCGGAGCACGTGGGCAGCCGGACGCAGGACGAGTGCATCCTGCACTTCCTGCGCCTGCCCATCGAGGACCCCTACCTGGAGGACTCGGAGGCGTCGCTGGGGCCGCTGGCCTACCAGCCCATCCCCTTCAGCCAGTCCGGCAACCCCGTCATGAGCACCGTCGCCTTCCTCGCCTCCGTCGTGGACCCCCGCGTCGCCTCCGCCGCCGCCAAGTCGGCGCTGGGTAACGCAGACCCTCCCGGCGAGGCGTGGGCGGGGGGACAGGATGAGtcctggggggggacagggccTGTGGGGAGTGGGGGGAGTCCTCTACGGAGATCTGTAGGGAGATGGGGGAGTCCTATGGGGAGATAGGATGGGTTCTATAGGAGAATAAGATGAATCCTATAGGAAGTCCTATAGGAGGATGAGATGAGTCCTATAGGAAGCCCTACAGGGAGACAGGACGAGTTATGGGGCGATAGGATGGGTCCTACAGGAGATGGGATGAGTCCTGTAGGGATACAGTTGAATCCTGTGGGGAGTTCTatagggagagaggaagaaccCTATAGGGAGAAGGGCTGAGTCCTATAGGGATTCCTGTAGGGTGACGGGGAGAGTCTTACGAGGAGCTGGGCTGAGTCTGTAGGTGGATGGATGGGGCCTGTGCGGAGACAATTAAGTCCCTGTAACGATTCCTGTAGGGAGACAGGGTGACTATAGGAGGATTTGGGATGGGTCCTATAGGGCACCCTATAGAGCAGCAGGACAAGTGCTGTGTGGAGACAGGATGAGACCTATGAGGGGCTGGGACaagctcccccctccccgaggGATTCACAGTGCtgaggggcagggctggctccgAGGGGGGCTGGGGTCCCACCGGGGTCCCGCTGGgtccccgccggccccgctgaGGCCATGGCGCCGCCCGCAGAGGAGTTCTCCAAGATGAAGGAGGAGGTGCCCACGGCCTTGGTGGAGGCCCACGTGCGCAAGGTGGAGGAGGCGGCCAAGGTGACGGGCAAGGCCGACCCCGCGTTCGGGCTGGAGAGCAGCGGCATCGCGGGCACGGCCGCCGACGAGCCGGAGCGCATCGGTgaggggggggtcggggggtgGGTTTGCCAGGCCTGGGGTGGGCGGCGGTGGGGTCTGACCCTGCGCTGGTGTCCCCAGAGGAGAGTGGCGCGGAGGAGGCGCGGGCGGAGGCGCAGCCGCcggaggagaagaaggaggcgAAGGTAGGAGCCGGCCCGGGGACGGGGGGGCATGGGAGGGGGGACGGTGGGCACAGGGACTCGAGCGGCCGCGGTGCCTCCGCAGGAGCCCCGGGACGGCGGCGTCGAGGAGGAGGCGAAGGAGAAGGCCGGGGAGGTGcccaggaaggaggaggagaaggggaaggaggcgGAGGGCGAGAAGGAGCCCGACAAGGGTGATGGCGACGGCGCAGGTGAGGAGGCCGggcctggctgggctggggtgggcactgagccccccacagccccaccaaCGCCGCCCTGTCCCGCCGCAGCAGAGCcggagaaggagaaggaggcgAAGGAGGGGCCGGACGAGGCGCCCAAGGAGCCGCTGGAGCCCGAGGCCGAGCGCAAGGCCAAGGTGGAGCGGGACATTGGCGAGGGGAACCTgtccaccgccgccgccgccgcgctggccgccgccgccgtgaAGGCCAAGGTGAGGGgttggggctggggtggggtgggggcagccCAAGTGTGGGTGCTAAACCcgccctgccccccccccccagcacctggCAGCCGTGGAGGAGCGCAAGATCAAGTCCCTGGTGGCCCTGCTGGTGGAGACGCAGATGAAGAAGCTGGAGATCAAACTGCGGCACTTCGAGGAGCTGGAGACCATCATGGACCGGGAGCGCGAGGCCGTGAGTGGCGGCAGCGGTGCCGGGGGGGAGCTGGGTGCCAAACCCCCCCCCCGCTGACCCCTCCCGTGCCCTGCAGCTCGAGTACCAgcggcagcagctgctggccgACCGCCAGGCCTTCCACATGGAGCAGCTCAAGTACGCCGAGATGCGCGCGCGGCAGCAGCACTTccagcacctccagcagcagcagcagcagcaagccgcccccgctgcccccgggggcacagcccctgcccgccGGCGCCCCGCTGGCCCCCGCCGCCCACCCGCTGGCCGTGCCGCCCACCCCCGCCATGGTGGCCCCCGCCGAGCCcgtggggcagcccctgcccggggtccccccgccgcagccgcccccgccgccgggcgccCCGGCCGTCCCGCACGGTGAGGCAGGGTGACAAGGGCTggatggggttgggggggtctCAACGCCAGGGTCTGGGTGCTGAGACCTCCCCCATctctccccacagccccggTGCCGTTCCCCGGGCAGCAGCCGCCGTCCCAGAGCCTGGCGGGGACCCTGGGTGGCAGCGGCCACCCCGCCGTGCCCGGTAACGCGCCCGCGGCCCTGCCCTTCACCTTGCCTGCGTCCGCCGTCCCCCCGAGCATGGCAAACCCCCCCGCCGACCCCTTCCCCGCGCCCCCGCCTGCCCTCCCGCTGCATGGGGCCCTGGCCAGCAGCATGCAGTCTGGggggctgccccccgccgcccccccgcccggccTGGCCCTCCCGCACCCCGCGGGGGGCTCGGCCGCCGCGCACAGCCCCGCCATCGTGGCCGCCGTGCAGGGAagcctccttccccaccccggCCTCCTCGCAGGTGAGCCAtggcggggggcacgggggggatGACACCCAccggggacagggaggggggaaCCCACCGGGAGCGGTGCAGGGAAGGGGGGACCCACTCGCgggcatggggctggggggctcgaCCCTTCCTGGGAGCTGTGGGGCAAGAGGTGCTCGTGCACCCCCTTGCCCCCCccaggtgtgaccccccccccctttgttttctctccccgCAGACCAAGGCCCCCCCCTGCAGCCAGAGCCCATCGcgcccagccccagcacggcCACCCCCGTCCCCCCCACGCAGTGAAGCCCCCGCCGGGGCCCAGGATGCCGtggcccccccccccagccccaccgcagcccccccagccccgccgccgccaccggccCGGGGAGACCGGCCTCTCCCGCCCCCGCAAGGCGCCCCCAAAGGACCCCCCCGACCCTTCCCCCTCCTGCTTCGGCATTTTTTTATGATTGTCCCGGATTTTATTTAAGTGTTGGTCTCCCCGGGGGGGCCGGCGACCCTGCTGCCCCCCGGCTATTTATGAGACAGCTCCAATCCCACCTGGCACATGGgcattcccccccccccagccccaaatcccccccagctccctctcagTTGTCacccccccctttttcttttttttttaaaaaaaaaacaacaaaaataaaactcccAAAAGTCCCCGGGGCGGGAAGAAACGGCCTCGTGTGCAGGGTgtgtgggggcgggggggccatGGGGGGACAGAGGCTCAGGGACCCAGCGTCACCTTCCGACACTTTATTTGATGCCGTGGAGCAATAACTTAGCcggtggggccgggggggggccaggggggctgtgggattggggggggggggggcgttgGTGGCCATAAAATGAGGGAAAAGGCACAAAACCAGTGAGGGGGCGGCAGGGGGGGGACCCGAGGGGTCTTCAGCCGCTCAGCACCATCCGGACCAGCTCTGcggagagaaggggggagagtggggtgaggggggggtctgctgggccccccccgccctcgTCCCAGAGAGAGGCAGGAAAACCAAAGTCAAAGGGCTGAAGAGCGCAGGGAGGAACCGGCGTcgccgcagccccgggggccctcgctgctggggggggggtcccccgcGCCAGCCCCCGCGTCCCGGCCCCGGCGCGCAGGGGGGCTCCATGCAGAGGGGCAtgcggggagcagggggggctgCACCGAGGGCGAGAGCGCAAACGGGgcggccttttttttttttttttcttattttttttttaaaaaaaaaagaccccactgaaaaaaaaaggaaggaaaaaaaacggTGAGTAACTGCGGGGGGAGGCGCGTACCCCTGCGGCGTCACCCTGACAAGATGTGTCTCACAAACGCTGGCGGGAAGGAAGGAGACATGATGGTcagggagggagcggggccgTGGCCgagccccccaggacccccgggaccccccccagccccgggaccccccgcaCCTTCGTAGTTGATGCAGCCGTTGCTGTCCTCGTGCCCGGCCACCAGCtgctccacctcctcctccgtCATCTTCTCGCCTGCAGGACAGCACGTGTCACCCCGGGGCGATgggggggacaccgggaggGTTCAGGcctttgggggggggtccctggagagggctgggggctTGTGGGACAGCCCCTGTCACCCCAGGGAGAtgggggggacaccgggggtcCCCAGGGCTTGCAGGGACCCTTTGGGGGGTCCCTGGAGAGGGCCGGGGGCTCGTGAGGATCCCAGGGCTGATCAGGAGCTCACGGGGACCCCGGGGTTGGCTGGGCTTTGGGGTCCTCAGGGCTGGCCGAGGGGTCCCCGGGTGCTCGCAGGGAGCCGGGGGGGTGACGCTCACCCAGGGTGACGAGGACGTGGCGGATCTCGGCGCCCATGACGGTGCCGTTGCCCTCCTTGTCGAACACCCGCAGCCCCTCGACGTAGTCCTCGAAGCAGCCCTGGTCCTTGTTCTTGGCGATCGTCTGCATCATGGGCAGGAACTGCTCGAAGTTCAGCGTCTTCAGGTTCATCTCTGCGGGAGAGGGGCCGtgggcgggggccgggggtcctgggggggtcttggggggggacacacaccccACTCACCATCGCTCTTGGGGTTGCCCAGTACCTTCATGACCTCGGCGTTGGTGGGGTTCTGGCCCAGCGCCCGCATCACGTCCCCGCACTGGCTGTACAGGATCTTCCCGTCCCCGGTGCGGTCGAAGAGCTGGAACGCCTCCTTGAACTCTGGGGGGGGGGCGTCAGCCACGGCGGGACCCCCCCGaggcaccgggacccccccccgcgGCACCGGGACCACCCCCGCGGCACCGGGACCCCCTCCCGGCCCTCCCCTCCCAGAGATGCTGCACCCGCAGACCTCGCACtgccgggacccccccaggctgcacccctgggacccccccccttGGGGACCCCGTTACCGGACCCCCCCAGgagccccccccctcccgggtCGGGTTTTGTTCCCGGGTGGGATCCGGTTTCCCGGTGGAACCCGACGCCGGGGCGGAGGTCGCGGCCCCCCCGCGAGGTGCGGCCGGGATgctgccgccccccccccccccgccggccccgggcgTCCGGGCCCCCCCCGGGAGGGCAccgggcggccccgccccgcaGGAAtgcgcggcccggccccgcgctcaGCCCAAATAAGGGCAAATGGCGCAGGAGGGGCCCGCGCACCCCCGCATCCCCCCGGTTCCCCCGcatcccccccggccccgcatcccccccccggccccggtcccccccgcacccccccggcACGATCGGCCCCGCCCGGGACAGACTTTGCCCCGGGAAAGGCCCCGCCCGCGGCCGCGCAGGAAGCGCTGGGGCCGCCAGGGCCGTGCCCGGTACCGGGGGGATCCCGAGCCCCGGGGCCCGGTACCGGTCACTCACCCGCGGTTTGCTCCTCCGAGAAGTCACACTGCGGGGAGAGCGCGGCGGTCAGCGGGCACTGGGCACCGGCACCGCCCGGCCGCGCCCTCGGGGATGGCGCCACCGGCCGCGCCCGGTGCCCGCCGAGcgccccccggtgccccccggcccccgcccgctccccccgccccgctccccccggtgccggtgcccggtGCCCACCATGGCGGCGGCCGCTCCCGTCCCAGCTCTGGCCCGgtaatggggggggggggttggacGGTCGCTCTCTACCCACCGGCGTCACCGCCCGCCCATTGGCCACGCGCCGGCCGCGTCACCGCGCGCTAATTAGCGATGCATTATGCATgaggggggcggggccgggccagGCCACGCCCCTTCTCCCGGCGGGGATTTGTCTATAGATGGGcacggagcggggccggggggcgacGGGGGGGGCACTGCGGGAGGGACACCCCTTCAGGGCACCCCAGTGATGGCATCCCGTGGGGCACCCCCCAGCGCCCCCCACCCCACGGGGGACACCGCAGGGAGCACCCCGGGACAGCACCCCACGGGGGACACCTCGGGGGGACACCAGGATGAGGGACAGCCCAGAGGGGGACATCCAAGGACCACCCCCCCCACGGGCAGCATCCCAAGGGGGACGTGACGATGGGGACATCTCGGGAGGGGCACCCCAACGACCACCCCCCGTGAACGGGAGCCCCATGGGGACCCCACGATGGGGACCCCACGATGGGGACACCCTGTGGGTGGCATCCCATCAAGGACACCACGATGGGGACACCACGATGACAATAACCTGGAGGTGGGATCCCACCAGGGACCCAATGATGGTGACACCACGATGGTGACACCACGATGGGGACACCCTGCGGGTGGCATCCCACCAGGGACCGACGCTGGGGACATCTCaaggggggggacaccccagcACGGACACCAAGACGGGGAGCACCCCACGAGGGACACCCATGGGGGACATCCcacgggggggacacacaccgCGGAGCCCGAGGCGCACCTCGGGACCCCCAGGACCACCCGAAGCCGCCGCTGTCTCCTCCCTCCTTTATTagtgcggggggggggacacgtgGGGACGGCAGCGGGGGGTGGGTGCGGCGGTGGCGTGGTGCCAGCgcggggggcacgggggtgGCACGGCGGTGGCGCGGTGTCAGGGGAGCGGCTCTAACAAAAGCGTCTccccggggggggccggggcacAAGCCCAGGCCGggcccccccgcgccggggggCTCCTTGGGGGGGGGCGAAAGGCACGAGGTGCGTAACAGtccgggggggcgcgggggggcccGGCCTGGCCCCCCCCGACGCGTCTTTGGTCAGTGGCGAggcggggggcgaggggggggcgGCAGGAGCAGCCGGGGCGCTcggccccccccccagcccgtcCCACCGCCCCAGGCACGGTGGGgactggggggtcctggggggtccCAGCTCTAGGGGCTGCTCCGCTCGTCCCGCAGCTCATACCTGGGGGGAGAGAGGTgagggggcacgggggggggacacacacagagccccccacccccgaGAGACCCAACGGGAGCCCCGagacctccccccccccggggcagcccccccagaccccccccagcccagccccactcACCAGTGCGCTCCCCCCTCCGACAGATCCACCTGCGCCAGGTCCAGATGGAGCTGGGGGGAGAGCAACGGCTCAGAGGGGctccctgggaccccccccggaccccccgggccccccctaccttccccagcacctcctTCTCCCGCGACACGAAGGACACGGTGGATTTGACCTGAGCTTCCAGCTTGCGCCGAGAGGCTTCCTCGAGGGACACGTCCCACTCGAACCTGCGGAGACTGGGCTGTACTGAGCTGTACTGGGCCGTACTGGGCGACGCTGGGCAGCGCCGGGCAggcgcccccccgccccgtgcccccccccacctctcGTTGAAGTCGGGGTTCAGGGTCCTCCTCTGCACGCTCGTCTTCCTCTTGGTGCCGCGGCCGCGGTCgggcagcagcaccagggaCACGTAGGGGTCGGGCAGCTCCTTCGCCACCGCCCGCAGCTTCCTGGGGGGGGGACGCGGCTCAGGGGGGGGGTCCAGGCCCcgatcccccccccccccgaccccccgcCGCGAGGCTCACCTGCAGGCGTGGACGATGGCCACCAGCTTGCGCTCGTCCCCGTGGTACCAGAGCGTGAGCTGCAGCCggccctggggaccccccggctgcggggggctgcggggggcgggGGTCAGCCCGGGGGGGCTCGGCcggaccccccccaccctgcccggGGGTCTGCAGGTGGGGCGGACacaggggcaggggctggacGCGGTGTGGGGCTGGAcgcggtgcggggcgggggctggACGCGGTGTGGGGCGGGGcgcggtgcggggcgggggctggACGCGGTGTGGGGCGGGGcgcggtgcggggcgggggctggACGCCCCGGGGGGGTCGCGCCCCCCAGCCCTACCTGTCGGCCGGGAGCAGGCgctgccgcagccccccggccccgctctcctcctgccccggcGCCCCGgcgggctggggggctgcgTCCCCCCCGGCTGGGGacccgccgccggcccccgcctCCGCCTGCTGCGACACCAGcacctggggggggggagcgAGTGGGGGGTGAGGAGGGTCCCAgccccccacctgccccccccGACCCCTCCCCCGTCACTCACCCCCAGCTGCGCCCGCAGCAGGACCTGGGTGCCGGGCCCCCCCCCGGCCAGGGGGAACCAGCCGTCCAGCGCGAGCCCCTCGGCGGCcaagagctggggcaggggcaggcggagggtccccaggggctgccccccctcctccttcacctGCGGGCACagggggctcagcaccccgcgacgggaccccccccccgcggggacgggaccccccaccccggggacGGGACCTGCAGCTCCAGCGTCTCCACGTGCGGCCGCTTGATGAGGAAGGAGAAGCCTTCGTCCCACACGGGCTCGGCCGTCGGGGCGCAGGTCTGGGGGCAGGAGAGTGGGTGTGagaccccccccatcccccccagcctccccgacccccccccgaccccctcCCACGTCTCACCTTGGTCTTGACGGAGACGTCGCGCACGGCCAGGCTGGCGAAGGCGGCGGGGGGCTTGGAGCCCTTGCGGagctggggacagcgggggaCGGTGGGgccggggatggggacagattgggggggggggggccgggggggaccCCCACTCACCGGCAGGTCGGCGGCGCGGTCCACGAAGACGGAGAGGAGAGCGGCGGAGAGCTCCTCGCCGCGGGCGGGCTGCAGGAGGCTGTTGGTGTGCAGGACCTGGGGGGGGACGGGGTGGGTGGGGGGCGTGTGGGGACGGACGGggggtgtggggacagggatggggacggggatggggcCGCACAGGGGGATGCCCGGTGCGGGGCCGCGGCTCGGGGCCAGCCGtgccccccgtgtcccccccgggGCCGTTACCTGCTCGAGGGGGGCAGCGCTGGCGCTGGGGGCCAGGCTCTCCAGCCGCACGTGCAGCCGCCCCGACTTCACCTCCTCCAGCGGCAGCCACTGGCGGGACGGGGAGAGGGTGAGACCCCCCGGtgctgcccccccaccccctgcagccccccaccccctgcagcccccccggccccttcTCCCACCTCATCCACGATGCGGCTGCTCAGCACCCGCCTCAGCGGCACCTTGCacctggggggtgggggggggcggtgagggctgaggagggggcgccccacagccccacggctgccccacagccccccccccgcacccccagcacccaccggcCCAGGAAATCGTCCTTGTCGATGTCCTTGTCGAAGAGGTCGAACTCCACGTCCTGCCCCGGGACGTTGTCCACGATcacctgggcagggaggggtgtCACCctggggcacccccagccccccgggacccctcccagccccctgcctcagtttcccctcctgGGGTGGGACTGGagccccccggggcgggggcagccgGGGCACGGGGACCCCCCGGTACCTCGTAGACCTCGTTCCAGCGGGGGTTGAGGTCCTCCTTGACCACGCGGCTGCGGAAGACCCTCCCGGCCACGCGCACCTTGGCGTAGGGGTCCGAGCGGCCCCGCACCACCCCCCCCCAAGAAGTTGTCCTTGGCCACCAGGTTCTCGGCCTCCAGGAGGTGGATCCGCAGCACgtgctggggacacggggacacgcCGCGCACTGGCACGGGGGCTGCCGGGGACACCTGGCCCCCAGCTCCCCCTGGCCCTGACCCCCCCCTTCCTGCCATGGAccccccccatcctgccccccaggaccccccaatctgctccccagctcccccagagCCCCTTCcgacccccaggaccccccagacCCTGAGCCCGCATCCTCCCCCTAGtaccccccatcccaccccccaggatcccccatcctgcccccccaggaccccccagccccatcccacatcactcccccccccagctcccctccaagccccctcagcctccctggTGATGCCCCCCCGggtccccccccatcccctccccacctcGGTGCCAAACTGGGGGTCAGGGCTGGCCTGGGTGGGCcggtgggtgctgctggtgctggccGGGGGCTCCGGCTGCCCTGGGGGGGCGGGTGGGGGGCCACCGTTCTCGGGGGCATCGAGGAAGAGCACCTGCAGGGCCAGGGGTCAGTGgagggggggaggcaggggcagggcccccccccggccccccaaGCCCCCCTCACCCGCAGGACCAGCTTCATGTGGAGGCGGCTGCGGGGCCCCGAGCGCTGGAGCTGGAAGGGCTGGTC is part of the Nyctibius grandis isolate bNycGra1 chromosome 11, bNycGra1.pri, whole genome shotgun sequence genome and encodes:
- the SMARCC2 gene encoding LOW QUALITY PROTEIN: SWI/SNF complex subunit SMARCC2 (The sequence of the model RefSeq protein was modified relative to this genomic sequence to represent the inferred CDS: deleted 1 base in 1 codon); amino-acid sequence: MAVRKKDGGPNVKYYEAADTVSQFDNVRLWLGKNYKKYTQAEPPTNKSLSSLVVQLLQFQEEVFGKHVSNAPLTKLPIKCFLDFKAGGALCHILAAAYKFKSDQGWRRFDFQNPSRMDRNVEMFMTIEKSLVQNNCLARPNIFLHQEIEPKLLSKLKDIVKRHQGTVTEDKSNASHIVCPVPGNLEEEEWVRPVMKRDKQVLLHWGYYPDSYDTWIPASEIEASVEDAPTPEKPRKVHAKWILDTDTFNEWMNEEDYEVTDEKSPVARRKKISAKTLTDEVNSPDSDRRDKKGGNYKKRKRSPSPSPTPEAKKKNAKKGPSTPYNKSKRGHREEEQEDLTKDMDEPSPVPNVEEVTLPKTVNTKKDSESAPVKGGTMTDLDEQEDESMETAGKDEEENSTGSKGEQAKNPDLHEDNVTEQTHHIIIPSYAAWFDYNSVHAIERRALPEFFNGKNKSKTPEIYLAYRNFMIDTYRLNPQEYLTSTACRRNLAGDVCAIMRVHAFLEQWGLINYQVDAESRPTPMGPPPTSHFHVLADTPSGLVPLQPKTPQGRQSDGDAKTGRKSKEMEELVVAEPGKGKPELQTSASQQMLNFPDKSKEKPPDMQNFGLRTDMYTKKNVPSKSKAAASATREWTEQETLLLLEALEMYKDDWNKVSEHVGSRTQDECILHFLRLPIEDPYLEDSEASLGPLAYQPIPFSQSGNPVMSTVAFLASVVDPRVASAAAKSALEEFSKMKEEVPTALVEAHVRKVEEAAKVTGKADPAFGLESSGIAGTAADEPERIEESGAEEARAEAQPPEEKKEAKEPRDGGVEEEAKEKAGEVPRKEEEKGKEAEGEKEPDKGDGDGAAEPEKEKEAKEGPDEAPKEPLEPEAERKAKVERDIGEGNLSTAAAAALAAAAVKAKHLAAVEERKIKSLVALLVETQMKKLEIKLRHFEELETIMDREREALEYQRQQLLADRQAFHMEQLKYAEMRARQQHFQHLQQQQQQKPPPLPPGAQPLPAGAPLAPAAHPLAVPPTPAMVAPAEPVGQPLPGVPPPQPPPPPGAPAVPHAPVPFPGQQPPSQSLAGTLGGSGHPAVPGNAPAALPFTLPASAVPPSMANPPADPFPAPPPALPLHGALASSMQSGGLPPAAPPPGLALPHPAGGSAAAHSPAIVAAVQGSLLPHPGLLADQGPPLQPEPIAPSPSTATPVPPTQ
- the LOC137669048 gene encoding myosin light polypeptide 6 isoform X2 codes for the protein MCDFSEEQTAEFKEAFQLFDRTGDGKILYSQCGDVMRALGQNPTNAEVMKVLGNPKSDEMNLKTLNFEQFLPMMQTIAKNKDQGCFEDYVEGLRVFDKEGNGTVMGAEIRHVLVTLGEKMTEEEVEQLVAGHEDSNGCINYEELVRMVLSG
- the LOC137669048 gene encoding myosin light polypeptide 6 isoform X1, which encodes MCDFSEEQTAEFKEAFQLFDRTGDGKILYSQCGDVMRALGQNPTNAEVMKVLGNPKSDEMNLKTLNFEQFLPMMQTIAKNKDQGCFEDYVEGLRVFDKEGNGTVMGAEIRHVLVTLGEKMTEEEVEQLVAGHEDSNGCINYEAFVRHILSG